The following coding sequences are from one Nicotiana tomentosiformis chromosome 3, ASM39032v3, whole genome shotgun sequence window:
- the LOC138907999 gene encoding uncharacterized protein, whose product MIGQLREKVDIIKAETFGWKEGMDRLVAEKEVVRAQLSSAESQLQGMKERSSVQERKIDELEARSTSELAKSKSEAEKAKVEVDASVAAYRADAEVAQVQARKATKTAQTRAYWVAELAKCQSRRETLEKIHARGFDLTEEIKKVKELEAEAGALDSDDDDKSKNGSESEEELDGEEVAPGYS is encoded by the coding sequence ATGATCGGGCAACTTCGTGAGAAGGTTGATATAATAAAGGCGGAGACCTtcgggtggaaagaaggtatggatcgcCTTGTTGCAGAGAAAGAGGTTgttcgagcccaattatcatcggccgaaagtcaacttcaaggcatgaaggagagaAGCTCGGttcaagaaagaaaaatagaTGAGCTTGAAGCTCGGTCGACTTCCGAACTTGCCAAGTCTAAATCTGAAGCTGAAAAAGCAAAGGTCGAGGTGGATGCATCCGTGGCTGCCTATCGGGCCGATGCCGAAGTCGCTCAAGTACAAGCAAGAAAGGCAACtaagaccgctcaaactcgagcatactgggttgctgaactcgccaaatgccaatctcggagggagaccctcgagaaaatccatgctcgaggttttgatctcaccgaagagataaaaaaggttAAAGAACTTGAAGCTGAAGCTGGAGCCCTGgattccgatgatgatgataagAGCAAGAAC